In Mercenaria mercenaria strain notata unplaced genomic scaffold, MADL_Memer_1 contig_4555, whole genome shotgun sequence, one genomic interval encodes:
- the LOC128553970 gene encoding prion-like-(Q/N-rich) domain-bearing protein 25: TIDSACPGGGTNGDICNIENSECVESVCKCVTGYAANAEKKLCNEVNIDSACPGGGSSGDICNIGNSECIDSVCKCVIGYAANAEKKLCIEVTIDSACPGGGSSGDICNIENSECVDSVCKCVTGFAANAEKKLCNEVNIDSACPGGGSSGDICNMENSECIDSVCKCVTGYAANAEKKLCNEVNIDSACPGGGSSGDICNIENSECVDSVCKCVTGFAANAERKLCNEVNIDSACPGGGSSGDICNIENSECIDSVCKCVTGYAANAEKKLCNEVTIDSACPGGGTSGDICNIENSECVESVCKCVTGYAANGEKKLCNEVNIDSACPGGGSSGDICNIGNSECIDSVCKCVTGYAANAEKKLCIE; the protein is encoded by the exons TTACAATTGATTCTGCATGCCCTGGAGGAGGAACCAACGGCGACATCTGTAATATAGAAAACAGCGAGTGTGTTGAATCTGTTTGCAAATGTGTAACGGGCTATGCTGCCAACGCGGAAAAGAAGCTGTGCAATGAAG TTAACATTGATTCTGCATGCCCTGGAGGAGGGTCAAGCGGCGACATATGTAATATAGGAAACAGCGAGTGTATTGATTCTGTTTGCAAATGTGTAATTGGCTATGCTGCCAACGCGGAAAAGAAGCTGTGTATTGAAG TTACAATTGATTCTGCATGCCCTGGAGGAGGAAGCAGCGGCGACATCTGTAATATAGAAAACAGCGAGTGTGTTGATTCTGTTTGCAAATGTGTAACCGGTTTTGCTGCCAACGCGGAAAAGAAACTGTGCAATGAAG TTAACATTGATTCTGCATGCCCTGGAGGAGGATCAAGCGGCGACATCTGTAATATGGAAAACAGCGAGTGTATTGATTCTGTTTGCAAATGTGTAACTGGCTATGCTGCCAACGCGGAAAAGAAGCTGTGCAATGAAG TTAACATTGATTCTGCATGCCCTGGAGGAGGCTCAAGCGGCGACATCTGTAATATAGAAAACAGCGAGTGTGTTGATTCTGTTTGCAAATGTGTAACGGGTTTTGCTGCCAACGCGGAAAGGAAGCTGTGCAATGAAG TTAACATTGATTCTGCTTGCCCTGGAGGGGGATCAAGCGGCGACATCTGTAATATAGAAAACAGCGAGTGTATTGATTCTGTTTGCAAATGTGTAACTGGCTATGCTGCCAACGCGGAAAAGAAGCTGTGCAATGAAG TTACAATTGATTCTGCATGCCCTGGAGGAGGAACCAGCGGAGACATCTGTAATATAGAAAACAGCGAGTGTGTTGAATCTGTTTGCAAATGTGTAACTGGCTATGCTGCCAACGGGGAAAAGAAGCTTTGCAATGAAG TTAACATTGATTCTGCATGCCCTGGAGGAGGGTCAAGCGGCGACATCTGTAATATAGGAAACAGCGAATGTATTGATTCTGTTTGCAAATGTGTAACTGGCTATGCTGCCAACGCGGAAAAGAAGCTGTGTATCGAAG